The proteins below come from a single Marinobacter arenosus genomic window:
- a CDS encoding Nif3-like dinuclear metal center hexameric protein, translating into MYKLCYFVPESHLETTKRALFEAGAGRIGDYDSCAWQCAGQGQFRPLDGSDPFLGKKGALEVVDEYKVELVCEDNLVGEALKALKQAHPYEEPAYEVYRMEEM; encoded by the coding sequence ATGTACAAGCTGTGTTATTTCGTGCCTGAATCTCACCTTGAAACGACCAAGCGTGCGTTGTTCGAAGCCGGCGCCGGCAGGATTGGCGATTACGACAGTTGTGCCTGGCAATGCGCGGGTCAGGGCCAGTTTCGACCGCTTGATGGCAGTGACCCGTTTCTAGGCAAGAAGGGTGCCCTGGAAGTTGTGGATGAGTACAAGGTTGAGCTGGTCTGCGAGGATAATCTGGTGGGCGAGGCGCTTAAAGCGCTCAAGCAGGCTCACCCCTATGAGGAGCCTGCTTACGAAGTGTACCGGATGGAAGAGATGTGA
- the mltF gene encoding membrane-bound lytic murein transglycosylase MltF, translated as MLFGAVIAVAGCSRPSTLQEVLAEDVLHVITREAPSIYYEGRDGATGYDYELAKLFAEELGVELRVRVANDNTEVLSVLSRNFAHIGLAGLSGQPGIAGQYKILPTGIAAQSVVVYNRDAARPGSLDDLSGQTLHLVAESNHEYLLEGEEAGFDWQVHPGLDPAGVLARVESGEFSYAVVSSNELELNHVFFPQVKEAFYLGEPEELAWLFPDEQDDTLIEAANEFLAKLQADGTLAQLAERFYGHLDQLNYVGARTFMHHVENRLPKYESLFKDYAAEYGIDWRLLAAIGYQESHWRPNAVSPTGVRGLMMLTRNTASYIGINNRMDPEESIQGGAKYFRMVHERIPERIPEPDRTWFALASYNVGFGHLEDARRLAESGGKSPDRWMDVKEFLPLLAQKEWYTKTRFGYARGHEPVLYVQNIRRYYDVLARITERPETPVIQPGEVVNLDSKSRTPGAVTDGETLPDLRAGLPRELGMIPPTL; from the coding sequence CTGCTTTTCGGTGCCGTCATTGCGGTTGCCGGCTGCTCGCGCCCAAGCACATTGCAGGAGGTTCTCGCGGAGGACGTTCTGCACGTGATTACCCGCGAAGCGCCCTCTATCTATTACGAGGGTCGGGACGGGGCAACCGGCTATGACTACGAGTTGGCAAAACTGTTTGCCGAAGAGCTCGGGGTCGAGCTTCGGGTGCGCGTGGCGAATGACAACACGGAAGTGCTGTCGGTCCTTTCAAGAAATTTCGCTCACATTGGCCTGGCCGGATTGTCTGGCCAACCCGGCATCGCTGGTCAGTACAAGATTCTGCCAACCGGCATTGCGGCCCAGTCCGTCGTGGTATACAACCGGGATGCCGCAAGACCGGGTTCGCTCGACGACCTCAGTGGCCAGACCCTCCACCTGGTTGCAGAGAGCAATCATGAGTACCTGCTTGAGGGCGAAGAAGCCGGTTTCGACTGGCAGGTACATCCCGGCCTTGACCCCGCGGGCGTCCTGGCGCGGGTGGAGTCCGGCGAATTCTCCTATGCCGTGGTTTCCTCAAATGAGCTGGAACTGAATCACGTCTTCTTCCCCCAGGTAAAAGAGGCGTTCTACCTGGGGGAACCCGAAGAACTGGCCTGGCTGTTCCCTGATGAACAGGACGACACCCTGATCGAAGCTGCCAACGAATTCCTGGCCAAACTGCAGGCCGACGGTACGCTCGCACAACTCGCAGAGCGCTTCTATGGACACCTGGACCAACTGAATTACGTAGGCGCCCGGACGTTCATGCACCACGTAGAAAACCGCCTGCCAAAGTACGAGTCCCTGTTTAAGGATTACGCGGCCGAGTATGGAATCGACTGGCGCCTGCTTGCGGCCATTGGCTACCAGGAATCGCACTGGCGCCCGAACGCCGTATCGCCAACTGGCGTTCGTGGCCTGATGATGCTGACCCGGAACACCGCCAGCTACATCGGCATTAATAACCGGATGGACCCTGAAGAAAGTATCCAGGGCGGCGCCAAGTACTTCCGCATGGTGCACGAGAGAATCCCGGAACGTATTCCGGAGCCGGACCGGACCTGGTTTGCGCTCGCGTCCTACAACGTCGGCTTTGGTCATCTGGAAGATGCCCGCCGCCTTGCCGAGAGCGGTGGCAAGAGCCCCGATCGCTGGATGGATGTCAAAGAATTCCTGCCACTACTGGCCCAGAAAGAGTGGTACACCAAGACCCGTTTCGGATATGCCCGCGGCCATGAACCGGTTCTGTACGTGCAGAATATCCGCCGCTATTACGATGTCCTGGCGCGGATCACCGAGCGCCCCGAGACGCCGGTCATCCAGCCGGGAGAGGTGGTCAACCTGGATTCCAAGTCACGGACTCCGGGTGCCGTTACGGATGGGGAGACTCTCCCGGATCTGAGAGCCGGCTTGCCCCGCGAGCTGGGCATGATTCCCCCGACCCTCTAG
- a CDS encoding regulatory protein RecX — MAKPENQDDQEYKARATALRLLARREHSRTELSLKLRQRKIEADIIEAVLDDYEGEGWLDDNRFADVYARQRMDLGYGPLRILGELQQRGVHHEPACLSDMSDEDWCRRAVALREKRFGLSDLNDDWDEKVRQARFLNRRGFSAGQVERALETRSPDR, encoded by the coding sequence ATGGCAAAACCGGAAAATCAGGACGATCAGGAATACAAGGCTCGCGCTACTGCCCTCAGGCTTTTGGCAAGGCGGGAACATAGCCGCACGGAGCTGTCGCTGAAGCTGCGGCAGCGCAAAATTGAGGCCGACATTATTGAGGCGGTGCTTGACGACTATGAGGGCGAGGGCTGGCTTGACGATAACCGCTTTGCGGACGTCTATGCCCGACAGAGAATGGATCTCGGCTATGGCCCCTTGCGGATACTCGGCGAGCTCCAGCAGCGCGGTGTGCACCACGAGCCGGCGTGCCTTTCAGACATGAGCGACGAAGACTGGTGTCGCCGGGCGGTGGCGCTCCGGGAAAAGCGCTTCGGATTGTCCGATCTCAACGATGATTGGGACGAGAAAGTACGCCAGGCGCGGTTTCTTAATCGTCGGGGGTTCTCGGCAGGGCAGGTGGAGCGGGCTCTGGAAACCCGCTCCCCGGATCGTTGA
- a CDS encoding NUDIX hydrolase, whose translation MKYCSTCGHPVEQRIPEGDNRHRYVCISCETIHYQNPRIVAGTVPVWNGKILLCRRAIEPRYGYWTLPAGFMENAETTIEAAARETMEEALAEVHIEGLYSIIDVPHINQVHMFYRATLKNGQFGAGEESLETQLFELEDIPWDELSFPTVRKTLELFIEDFRRESFGVHVQDIRHPMSGTAARR comes from the coding sequence ATGAAGTACTGCAGCACATGCGGCCATCCGGTTGAACAACGCATCCCTGAGGGGGATAACCGCCACCGCTATGTATGCATCAGCTGCGAGACCATACATTACCAGAACCCGCGCATTGTCGCCGGCACGGTTCCGGTCTGGAACGGGAAAATCCTGTTGTGCCGCCGAGCCATTGAACCCCGTTATGGCTACTGGACGCTGCCAGCCGGTTTCATGGAAAACGCCGAAACCACCATCGAAGCTGCCGCCCGGGAAACCATGGAAGAGGCGTTGGCCGAAGTACACATCGAAGGCCTGTATTCAATCATTGATGTGCCACACATCAACCAGGTTCACATGTTCTACCGGGCCACCCTCAAGAACGGTCAATTCGGCGCTGGCGAAGAGTCCCTCGAAACCCAGCTGTTCGAGCTCGAAGACATTCCCTGGGATGAACTGTCATTCCCGACCGTCAGGAAGACGCTCGAGTTATTCATTGAGGATTTTCGCCGCGAATCTTTCGGCGTGCACGTACAGGATATTCGCCATCCGATGTCAGGCACTGCGGCCAGACGCTGA
- a CDS encoding DUF1289 domain-containing protein, with amino-acid sequence MSVSDKVRSPCVQVCALDENDMCIGCQRTGDEILRWTQMTNDERREVLRQVAIREEKVAL; translated from the coding sequence ATGAGCGTGTCAGATAAAGTGCGGTCGCCGTGTGTTCAGGTTTGCGCCCTGGATGAAAATGATATGTGCATTGGGTGTCAGCGCACCGGCGATGAGATTCTTCGATGGACCCAGATGACCAATGACGAGCGCAGGGAAGTTCTGCGACAGGTCGCCATCCGCGAAGAAAAGGTAGCGCTCTGA
- a CDS encoding gamma carbonic anhydrase family protein, which yields MFYKLEDRKPVLNGDGQFVAENATVIGSVRLMEKASVWFNVVIRGDNDLITIGPESNVQDGSVLHTDPGIPLTLGRGVTVGHKAMLHGCDIGDYSLIGINAVVLNGAKIGKHCLIGANTLIPEGMEIPDGSMVVGSPGKIKRELNDSQRKMLEMSAQHYVQNAARYLETLTECEPER from the coding sequence ATGTTTTACAAGCTGGAAGACCGAAAGCCTGTGTTGAACGGCGACGGTCAGTTTGTTGCGGAGAACGCGACGGTCATTGGCAGTGTGCGCCTGATGGAGAAGGCCAGTGTATGGTTCAACGTGGTCATTCGTGGTGACAATGACCTGATCACCATCGGTCCGGAGAGCAATGTCCAGGACGGATCCGTGCTTCATACCGATCCGGGCATCCCGCTGACATTGGGGCGGGGCGTGACGGTGGGCCACAAGGCAATGCTGCATGGTTGTGACATCGGGGATTACAGTCTGATCGGGATTAATGCCGTTGTTCTCAATGGCGCAAAAATTGGCAAGCATTGCCTGATTGGTGCTAACACGCTGATTCCTGAAGGTATGGAAATACCCGATGGCTCCATGGTGGTTGGGTCGCCGGGCAAGATCAAACGGGAGCTCAACGACAGCCAGAGAAAGATGTTGGAGATGAGTGCGCAGCACTATGTGCAGAATGCCGCGCGTTATCTCGAAACGTTGACAGAGTGCGAGCCCGAAAGATGA
- the purL gene encoding phosphoribosylformylglycinamidine synthase, producing the protein MLELRGAPALSPFRSRKLHTRIQDVVPEVEHVYAEFMHFVDLEDSLSESDQAILDRLLTYGPSVPVEDPDGVLFLVVPRPGTLSPWSSKATDIARNCGLRQIQRIERGTAFYVRANRKLSLSQREKIAALLHDRMTQKVFHEMGGAELLFSHEEPRPLGRVSVLAGGRSALVEANARLGLALAEDEIDYLAKSFTDLQRDPTDVELMMFAQANSEHCRHKIFNASWDIDGEGQEKSLFAMIRNTFEMNSEGVLSAYKDNASVIRGSRGGRFYPDPETGVYGYNEENIHILMKVETHNHPTAIAPAAGSATGSGGEIRDEGATGRGSKPKAGLTGFTVSNLNLPGDPQPWEIGYGKPERIASALDIMIEGPIGGASFNNEFGRPNLAGYFRTFEEKVPGAAGEEVRGYHKPIMIAGGLGNIREEHVEKGTIPVGAKLIVLGGPSMLIGLGGGAASSMDSGSSNENLDFASVQRDNPEMERRCQEVIDRCWQMGERNPICFIHDVGAGGLSNAMPELVKDGGRGGKFELRDIPSDEPGMSPLEIWCNESQERYVMAVAPENLEQFDALCRRERCPYAVIGEATETHHLELGDSYFDDKPVDLPMEVLFGKPPRMHRSVSRASFTKPIFDSTKIDLHDAIRRVLRLPSVGSKSFLITIGDRTITGLVARDQMVGPWQVPVSDVAVTASSFDVRAGEAMAMGERTPVAVIDAPASGRMAVGEVVTNLAAASIAKLSDIRLSANWMAAAGHPGEDENLYETVRAVGMELCPALGITIPVGKDSMSMKTMWEEDNGEQKSVTAPLSLVVSGFAPVTDVARTLTPQLVKDGGETDLILIDLAAGQNRLGGSALAQVYRQVGAVAPDLDDPEDIKAFFAVIQGLNADAKLLAYHDRSDGGLFVTLAEMCFAGHTGVDIKLDGLAEDPSQFARELFNEELGAVIQVRRDDTGFVLQQFSAAGLGDHTSVIGTLNEDDQLRLTFEGETVVDESRVSLQRLWAETSYRIQSLRDNADCAQEEFDNLLDASDPGLGADLTYDINDDVAAPYISKGARPKVAVLREQGVNGQVEMAAAFDRAGFESVDVHMSDLLSGRVTLEGFNSLVACGGFSYGDVLGAGEGWAKSILFSDRVRDQFAGFFNRQDTLALGVCNGCQMLSNLHELIPGSEGWPRFVRNQSEQFEARLVMAEVMSSPSAFLDGMAGSRMPIAVAHGEGRVEFAGGSSAAQLTDNELVALRYVDNSGQATTRYPFNPNGSEGGITGVTTRDGRVTIMMPHPERVFRAVQHSWRPEGWQEDGPWIRMFRNARRWFG; encoded by the coding sequence ATGCTTGAACTTCGCGGCGCTCCCGCGCTTTCGCCCTTCCGCTCCCGCAAACTGCATACCCGGATTCAGGATGTTGTGCCTGAAGTCGAGCATGTGTATGCCGAGTTCATGCACTTTGTGGATCTGGAGGATAGCCTTTCCGAATCCGACCAGGCGATTCTCGACCGTCTTCTGACCTACGGCCCGAGTGTCCCGGTGGAGGACCCCGACGGTGTTCTGTTCCTGGTCGTTCCCCGGCCGGGCACTTTGTCCCCGTGGTCGAGCAAGGCCACCGATATCGCACGGAACTGCGGTCTGCGCCAGATTCAACGGATTGAACGCGGTACCGCGTTTTATGTGCGGGCCAACCGCAAGTTGAGCCTGTCCCAGCGTGAAAAAATTGCGGCTCTGCTGCACGACCGCATGACCCAGAAGGTGTTTCACGAAATGGGAGGCGCCGAGCTGTTGTTCAGCCATGAGGAGCCTCGCCCACTGGGTCGGGTGTCGGTACTGGCCGGCGGTCGCTCGGCGCTGGTGGAAGCCAATGCCCGGCTGGGTCTGGCGCTCGCGGAGGATGAGATCGACTACCTCGCGAAATCGTTTACCGATCTCCAGCGGGATCCGACCGACGTCGAGCTGATGATGTTTGCGCAGGCCAACTCGGAGCACTGTCGCCACAAGATCTTCAATGCATCCTGGGATATCGATGGCGAGGGCCAGGAAAAGTCCCTGTTTGCCATGATCCGCAATACCTTCGAGATGAACAGCGAAGGGGTGCTTTCGGCCTACAAGGACAACGCCTCGGTAATCCGTGGCAGTCGCGGCGGCCGTTTCTACCCGGATCCGGAAACCGGCGTCTACGGCTACAACGAAGAAAACATTCACATCCTGATGAAAGTGGAGACCCACAACCATCCGACGGCCATCGCACCGGCTGCGGGTTCGGCAACGGGGTCCGGTGGTGAGATTCGGGATGAGGGCGCAACGGGGCGCGGCTCCAAACCCAAGGCCGGTCTGACCGGTTTCACCGTGTCGAACCTGAATCTGCCCGGCGATCCCCAGCCGTGGGAAATTGGATACGGCAAGCCGGAGCGAATTGCCTCCGCGCTGGATATCATGATCGAAGGTCCCATCGGGGGCGCTTCGTTCAACAACGAATTTGGACGTCCGAATCTGGCCGGCTACTTCCGGACCTTCGAAGAGAAGGTGCCGGGGGCCGCGGGCGAAGAAGTGCGCGGGTACCACAAGCCGATCATGATCGCAGGTGGCCTGGGCAACATCCGTGAGGAGCACGTCGAAAAGGGCACAATCCCCGTCGGCGCCAAGCTGATCGTTCTGGGTGGCCCCTCGATGCTTATCGGACTGGGTGGCGGCGCGGCGTCCTCCATGGACTCCGGCTCAAGCAACGAGAACCTGGATTTTGCCTCGGTCCAGCGTGACAACCCGGAAATGGAACGCCGCTGCCAGGAAGTGATCGACCGTTGCTGGCAGATGGGTGAGCGCAACCCGATCTGTTTCATCCACGACGTGGGTGCCGGCGGCCTGTCCAATGCCATGCCGGAGCTGGTCAAGGATGGCGGACGGGGCGGCAAGTTCGAGCTTCGCGATATTCCGAGCGATGAACCTGGTATGTCGCCCCTGGAGATCTGGTGTAACGAGTCCCAGGAGCGTTATGTCATGGCGGTTGCCCCGGAGAACCTGGAGCAATTCGATGCGCTGTGCCGTCGCGAACGTTGCCCCTACGCTGTCATCGGCGAAGCGACAGAAACACACCATCTGGAGCTGGGCGACTCGTATTTTGACGACAAACCGGTGGATCTGCCGATGGAAGTGCTGTTCGGCAAGCCGCCGCGCATGCATCGCAGTGTGAGCCGCGCGTCCTTCACAAAGCCAATTTTCGATTCCACCAAGATCGATCTGCACGACGCGATTCGCCGTGTCCTGCGTTTGCCGTCGGTGGGCTCCAAGAGTTTCCTGATCACCATCGGGGACCGCACCATCACGGGCCTGGTTGCCCGGGACCAAATGGTGGGGCCCTGGCAGGTGCCGGTGAGTGACGTTGCTGTCACGGCCAGTTCTTTCGATGTCCGGGCGGGCGAGGCCATGGCCATGGGTGAGCGCACCCCGGTCGCGGTGATTGATGCGCCGGCCTCCGGACGAATGGCGGTTGGGGAGGTGGTTACCAACCTCGCAGCAGCATCCATCGCGAAGCTTTCTGACATTCGGCTGTCCGCCAACTGGATGGCCGCTGCTGGGCACCCCGGCGAAGACGAGAATCTTTACGAAACCGTGCGCGCCGTGGGTATGGAACTCTGCCCGGCGCTGGGCATTACCATCCCGGTTGGCAAGGACTCCATGTCCATGAAGACCATGTGGGAAGAGGATAATGGCGAGCAGAAGAGCGTCACTGCCCCCTTGTCCCTGGTCGTGAGTGGGTTTGCACCGGTCACGGACGTGGCCCGGACCCTGACCCCCCAGTTGGTCAAGGATGGCGGTGAAACCGATCTGATCTTGATTGACCTGGCTGCCGGCCAGAATCGGCTTGGTGGATCAGCGCTTGCTCAGGTGTATCGGCAGGTGGGGGCGGTGGCACCGGATCTGGACGACCCCGAGGACATCAAGGCGTTCTTTGCGGTGATCCAGGGCCTGAATGCCGACGCCAAGCTACTGGCCTACCACGACCGCTCGGACGGCGGCTTGTTCGTTACCCTGGCCGAGATGTGCTTTGCCGGTCACACCGGTGTCGACATCAAGCTGGATGGGCTGGCGGAAGATCCGTCCCAGTTCGCCCGAGAGCTGTTCAACGAGGAGCTGGGCGCTGTCATTCAGGTTCGCCGTGACGACACCGGTTTTGTTCTGCAGCAGTTCTCTGCCGCTGGCCTGGGCGACCATACCAGCGTGATCGGTACCCTGAACGAAGACGATCAGCTGCGTCTGACCTTTGAAGGGGAGACGGTGGTTGATGAATCCCGGGTATCCCTGCAGCGTCTGTGGGCGGAAACCAGCTATCGCATCCAATCCCTGCGCGACAACGCGGATTGCGCCCAGGAAGAGTTCGACAATCTGCTGGATGCTTCCGATCCCGGTCTTGGTGCGGACCTCACCTACGACATCAACGACGATGTGGCCGCGCCTTACATCAGTAAGGGCGCGCGTCCAAAAGTTGCGGTGTTGCGGGAGCAGGGCGTCAATGGTCAGGTCGAAATGGCCGCGGCGTTTGATCGTGCGGGATTCGAATCCGTGGACGTCCACATGAGTGATCTGTTGTCCGGTCGCGTGACTCTGGAGGGCTTCAATAGTCTCGTGGCTTGCGGTGGTTTCTCCTACGGGGACGTTCTGGGTGCCGGCGAGGGTTGGGCCAAGTCAATTCTGTTCAGCGATCGGGTACGCGACCAGTTTGCCGGCTTCTTTAATCGTCAGGATACCCTGGCACTTGGGGTCTGTAACGGCTGCCAGATGCTCTCCAATCTGCACGAGCTGATTCCGGGCAGCGAGGGCTGGCCGCGGTTTGTCCGCAATCAGTCGGAGCAGTTTGAAGCGCGCCTGGTGATGGCCGAGGTGATGTCCTCGCCGTCCGCATTCCTTGACGGTATGGCAGGGTCACGCATGCCGATTGCAGTGGCTCATGGCGAGGGGCGGGTCGAGTTTGCGGGCGGAAGCTCTGCTGCTCAGCTCACCGACAATGAACTGGTTGCCCTGAGATACGTGGACAACAGTGGCCAGGCGACGACTCGCTATCCCTTCAACCCGAACGGGTCAGAAGGCGGTATTACCGGCGTCACGACGCGCGATGGTCGAGTCACCATCATGATGCCTCACCCTGAGCGGGTATTCCGGGCGGTTCAGCATTCCTGGCGTCCAGAGGGCTGGCAGGAAGACGGCCCCTGGATTCGTATGTTCAGGAATGCGAGGCGGTGGTTCGGCTAA
- the purT gene encoding formate-dependent phosphoribosylglycinamide formyltransferase, producing the protein MTAGTNTVRIGTPLKGGAFKVLFCGSGELGKEVVIELQRFGVEVIAVDRYADAPAMQVAHRSHVIDMLDAASLRGVIEQERPDLIVPEIEAIATPELVKLEEEGYRVIPTARAVNLTMNREGIRRLAAEELGLPTSPYRFAGNREEYLAAVDEIGLPLVVKPVMSSSGKGQSTVTSDPDIESAWDYAQSGGRAGKGRVIVEGFVDFDYEITLLTVKHRDGVSFCDPIGHRQEDGDYRESWQPQPMSASALDRSMEIARAVVENLGGFGLYGVELFVKGDDVWFSEVSPRPHDTGLVTLISQDLSEFALHARAILGLPIPAIRQNGPSASAVILPEGDSANVSYCGIEHALIEPDTQLRLFGKPELKGRRRMGVALALGETVEKAREKARHSAAAVKVEL; encoded by the coding sequence ATGACAGCAGGTACCAACACAGTTCGAATCGGCACGCCCCTGAAGGGAGGTGCCTTCAAGGTATTGTTTTGCGGCTCGGGTGAGCTGGGTAAAGAAGTGGTCATTGAGCTGCAGCGTTTTGGGGTCGAGGTCATTGCTGTTGATCGGTATGCCGATGCGCCGGCCATGCAGGTGGCTCATCGCAGTCACGTGATCGACATGTTGGATGCGGCAAGCCTTCGTGGCGTTATCGAACAGGAAAGGCCGGATCTTATCGTTCCCGAGATAGAGGCGATTGCGACTCCCGAGCTTGTGAAGCTGGAGGAGGAAGGTTACCGGGTTATCCCGACGGCTCGTGCCGTGAACCTGACCATGAATCGTGAGGGCATACGCCGGCTCGCGGCAGAAGAACTCGGGTTGCCGACCTCGCCGTACCGGTTTGCTGGTAACCGCGAAGAATATCTGGCGGCGGTCGATGAAATCGGATTGCCTCTGGTCGTCAAGCCGGTGATGAGTTCGTCCGGTAAAGGGCAGAGTACGGTCACTTCCGATCCGGATATCGAGTCCGCCTGGGACTACGCTCAGTCCGGCGGACGGGCGGGTAAAGGTCGGGTCATCGTAGAAGGGTTCGTGGATTTCGATTACGAAATCACCCTGCTGACAGTTAAGCACCGTGATGGCGTCTCGTTCTGTGACCCAATTGGGCACCGGCAGGAGGATGGCGATTACCGCGAATCCTGGCAGCCGCAGCCAATGTCGGCATCCGCCCTTGATCGATCCATGGAGATTGCGAGGGCTGTGGTGGAGAATCTCGGCGGCTTCGGTCTGTACGGCGTCGAACTGTTTGTAAAAGGAGACGATGTCTGGTTCTCAGAGGTATCCCCGCGTCCTCATGACACCGGCCTTGTAACCCTGATTTCCCAGGACCTGTCCGAATTCGCTCTACATGCTCGTGCGATCCTTGGATTGCCGATTCCCGCGATTCGGCAGAACGGGCCCTCGGCTTCAGCCGTGATCCTGCCCGAGGGTGACTCTGCTAATGTCTCGTACTGTGGTATTGAACACGCGCTGATTGAGCCAGACACCCAGTTGCGGCTGTTTGGCAAGCCGGAGCTCAAAGGGCGTCGGCGCATGGGGGTGGCGCTGGCACTCGGTGAAACCGTTGAGAAGGCGCGGGAAAAAGCACGGCATTCCGCGGCTGCGGTGAAGGTAGAGCTTTAG
- a CDS encoding NUDIX hydrolase — protein sequence MRDLLAERLSGYAPRQLALDYPEAGVLVPVTDDHRNPEMVFTLRSSNLSTHRGQVAYPGGKRDPGDPSLAATALRETHEEIGLPPEHVEVIAPLSQVMSRYGILVTPYVGVIPVDHPLEPNPDEIESVFRVPLSFFHEDRRERTDALNFLNHTFYVPCYRWERYEIWGLSAVVLVDFMNAVYDAGIDLLEPPRGG from the coding sequence TTGCGCGATCTACTCGCCGAGCGTTTATCCGGCTACGCACCCCGTCAACTGGCGTTGGATTACCCCGAAGCTGGCGTCCTTGTTCCGGTAACCGACGATCATCGTAACCCGGAAATGGTGTTTACGTTGAGATCCTCGAATCTGAGCACTCATCGTGGTCAGGTTGCTTATCCGGGTGGCAAGCGGGACCCGGGGGATCCGTCTCTGGCTGCTACGGCACTGCGCGAAACCCACGAAGAGATCGGCCTGCCGCCGGAGCACGTCGAGGTCATCGCGCCTCTCAGCCAGGTCATGTCCCGGTACGGTATATTGGTCACGCCGTATGTCGGCGTTATTCCGGTAGATCATCCCCTGGAGCCCAATCCGGATGAAATCGAAAGCGTATTCCGTGTACCCCTGTCGTTCTTCCACGAAGATCGAAGGGAGCGCACAGACGCTCTGAACTTCCTGAATCACACCTTTTATGTTCCCTGCTATCGGTGGGAGCGTTACGAGATCTGGGGGTTATCAGCCGTGGTTCTGGTTGATTTCATGAACGCTGTGTACGATGCCGGAATCGATTTATTGGAACCGCCCCGAGGAGGCTGA